The following proteins are encoded in a genomic region of Magnolia sinica isolate HGM2019 chromosome 1, MsV1, whole genome shotgun sequence:
- the LOC131218770 gene encoding pentatricopeptide repeat-containing protein At4g38150 gives MQSKGSRLLFYSLLKSLSHSPQSANHLPYNHLSTLISLSHHHLFLPVLPSTHFSTIPNRPMRGEKPDDRSSEDLLRRFDLDDGDDDVENMKGTRPRTSTQFSNRPMRGETRDNRLDDFFLRKFDPGSSGIDDVGRAKNTRQDFPAPIPKRPMRGENRDGPRDLFTRKFKIGDDVADEITEKAQQNAPTQMPSRPMKGEKRGDQSDDLLFQKFEYDGDIDRDKILKKAPQSPSSGISETEAPAPDSSPHDPDEIFKKMKETGLIPNAVAMLDGLCKDGLIHEAMKLFGLMREKGTIPEVVIYTAVVEGFCQASRFEDSKRIFRKMQNNGISPNAFSYKVLIQGLCKGRKLEDAIEFCIEMLEAGHSPNVVTFVGLIDGFCREKGVEETKDVIGRLKEKGFAIDEKAVREHLDRRGPFSPSVWEVIFGNKSSQKSF, from the coding sequence ATGCAATCAAAGGGTAGTAGGCTTCTCTTTTATTCTCTTTtgaaatctctctctcattcacctCAATCTGCTAATCATCTTCCATACAACCACCTGTCCACcttaatctctctctcccatcatcATCTTTTTCTTCCAGTTTTACCCTCCACCCATTTTAGCACAATCCCAAACAGACCCATGAGAGGTGAAAAACCAGATGATCGATCATCCGAAGATCTTCTCCGACGATTCGATCTCGATGATGGCGATGATGACGTCGAGAATATGAAAGGAACCCGCCCAAGGACTTCGACCCAATTCTCCAACAGACCCATGAGAGGAGAGACAAGAGACAATCGATTAGACGATTTTTTCCTCAGAAAATTCGATCCCGGCAGCAGCGGCATCGATGATGTGGGAAGGGCGAAAAATACCCGCCAAGATTTTCCCGCCCCAATACCCAAAAGACCCATGAGAGGAGAAAATAGAGACGGGCCTCGTGATCTTTTCACCCGAAAATTCAAAATtggtgatgatgttgcagatGAAATTACGGAGAAAGCCCAGCAAAATGCTCCGACCCAAATGCCCAGCAGACCCATGAAAGGAGAAAAGAGAGGGGATCAGTCCGATGATCTTCTCTTCCAGAAATTTGAGTATGATGGTGACATTGACCGTGACAAGATATTGAAGAAAGCCCCCCAAAGCCCATCGAGTGGAATCTCTGAAACTGAAGCACCAGCCCCGGATTCATCGCCTCATGATCCGGAtgaaatttttaagaaaatgaAGGAAACAGGCCTCATCCCGAATGCCGTTGCAATGCTTGATGGCCTCTGCAAAGACGGGTTGATCCACGAAGCCATGAAGCTTTTTGGGTTGATGCGGGAAAAGGGTACGATCCCAGAAGTTGTAATTTACACCGCTGTAGTTGAAGGTTTCTGTCAGGCGTCGAGGTTCGAAGATTCGAAGAGAATTTTTCGGAAGATGCAGAATAACGGGATTTCTCCAAACGCCTTCAGCTACAAGGTTTTGATTCAGGGACTGTGTAAAGGGAGAAAATTGGAGGATGCGATTGAATTTTGCATTGAGATGTTGGAGGCTGGGCATTCTCCAAATGTGGTGACATTTGTAGGTTTGATTGACGGGTTTTGTAGAGAGAAGGGAGTGGAAGAAACGAAGGATGTTATTGGGAGATTGAAAGAGAAGGGATTTGCTATTGACGAGAAGGCAGTTAGAGAGCATTTAGACAGGAGAGGGCCATTCTCGCCATCGGTTTGGGAGGTTATCTTCGGAAATAAAAGCTCTCAGAAATCGTTTTAG